In a single window of the Anaerolineae bacterium genome:
- a CDS encoding indole-3-glycerol-phosphate synthase TrpC → MILERILEDTRRELRRRQEYAPIETLEERLSGAPPARDLSRALRGPGVQIIAEIKRASPSRGALNMDLQPAELAAAYAHAGAAAISVLTEPHHFHGALEDLQRVCLALDSAGLAVPILRKDFIIDTYQ, encoded by the coding sequence ATGATCCTGGAGCGGATTTTGGAGGATACCCGTCGGGAACTGCGCCGGCGCCAGGAATATGCTCCCATCGAAACGCTGGAGGAAAGACTGTCGGGGGCGCCGCCGGCCCGCGATCTTTCCCGGGCACTGCGGGGCCCGGGGGTGCAGATCATCGCCGAAATCAAGCGCGCCTCTCCTTCCCGCGGCGCGCTCAACATGGACCTCCAGCCGGCGGAGCTGGCCGCGGCGTACGCCCACGCCGGCGCCGCCGCCATCTCGGTGCTGACCGAGCCGCATCATTTTCATGGCGCGCTGGAAGACCTACAGCGGGTGTGCCTGGCCCTGGACAGTGCCGGCCTGGCTGTCCCCATCCTGCGCAAAGACTTCATCATTGACACCTATCAG